The stretch of DNA ACGATGTAAGGGATATGCTTCGGACCCGCACCGACATCAAGCAATCCGAACACCGGTTCCGCGGTGCTTTTCTCACGATTCCCGCAGCTGCCGCGCTTCTTATCTTCGCCTTTACTTTCCTTCCCCACTCATCCTGTCCGGAATCCATCACTGAACCTCAGAACATCGGCATGACAGTATTCGAGTCGAAGAACAGCGATATGCAGATGTCCTTGAAATCCGGTATAAGAACTGCCCCTCTATCAGAATATTCCAGGCAAGCGAGCCTGATCTCCTTTTAAGGCGCGATGATATCTTATC from Candidatus Aegiribacteria sp. encodes:
- a CDS encoding zf-HC2 domain-containing protein — protein: MNCTKALKIVSLVIDGEATEFQRRLLDFHLLGCSSCRKAIRMSRDISKIAGNLSAPMLPVNLENDVRDMLRTRTDIKQSEHRFRGAFLTIPAAAALLIFAFTFLPHSSCPESITEPQNIGMTVFESKNSDMQMSLKSGIRTAPLSEYSRQASLISF